The Primulina tabacum isolate GXHZ01 chromosome 10, ASM2559414v2, whole genome shotgun sequence region TCTAACTGCTTTCTTAATCGCTACATTCAGTTGTATCTTGTCTCCATTTAAGGAGAACGTAGAAAACTGAAGAATTTAACCTGTCACGCGATTTCAAGGTTCTTGCTAAGCATATTAATCTTGATCATGTGAGCTGTTTGATTCTCGGCAACAGCCCGTTTCTCcttatattttgtattttgttttaTAACTCTTACATTTCATTAAGTGGGTGTATTCATTCTATACTTTCAAagatttttaatgaatttttttaaatgatggacttttgtggagttgatagatttttattgacttttatggaatctcatagaattgtaaaacaaatttcatagacttttatagacttttttttcaagatttttgtagacttttgtaaactttttcatagaattatgtgaattttgtagtttataatattgatttattttttattaatttttttaaaataattattggacatagataacatcttcaattttaaattattttttttatttatgaatgtaaatgaattttacttacttaaaagttaaatcaatttaatttgtgataaacgacaaatgaactatccaatttattgaaatcaaaatttcaattttttatgtcaattcaacatattaatgaataatatttttataagttcataataaaattttattaaaagaacaatcaaaataatgagtagtcttttataaaaaaaatctaatcattactgacaatttgatcaacatcgTTCTACATTTCATTGGCTATGATATCTCTCCATGCATTAGcatttgctcgttgttgtttttgagtattaaataactgatcaaagtcgtcaccttcataaacttgtgctgatgaagacaattgagctacattatctagttcaatttgaaagtcatcaaattgacacttctttcaaagaaaattgtgtaatataGCACATGCCAATACAAGCCCTattaggggtgggaaaaaataccgaattttcggtataccgagattaccataacaaaaaatattgaatttaccgaattttaagtataccgaagatttcgatacggtacggtaacaataccgaatttttcggtacggtaacgatatccaatttgaaaattttggtatataccgaaataccggaaaaatatacaaaaattttaaaatatataatattttaaaacaataaattataaatttttttaaaatgtaaggtttttttggttcggtatatcgaaaattttggtatagtatcggtatgaatttgtttatacaataatttaatatatagattaactaaaattaaagaaaataattaaaaataaaatgttatataataattaataaaaaaattaaattttaattatgttttaaaaaagtacaaataaaaggaaaaataaatagattagaaaagaatgaaagtttgtattgaatttgggagatttctcaattaaatgtacatccaaatctttaggttgaatcaaagacttttgttgacattttattgttgtaccTTATGCTATAATTCTTATACTTAATAGAATTCTATAGAGTCATTAAAAGTAtattgacattttgaatacctatagacttttgtagagtttttaaaagtcaagtttgaatatcacatgactttttaaaattctacaaaagtttacattgaataccactaaacttttatggagtatataaaagtctagtttgaatacctctagacttttaaactccataaaagtcattaaaaatttATAACCAATACACTCCTATAAATTTATAGGAAAACAAAGATTCATCTGTCACTTCGGTGTTGTTTGCACTATATACACTCTCCTCCTGTTCTTTGTATACTTTCCTATGGAGAATAGGATCCTTAGTAGTAGATTTTATGGAAAATAACTAATTTGGTCATTCAAGTATTCCATTTTCGTCGTGAAACTTGTCGAAGTTGGTTCTTTCTTGTAACTTTTTCTTTCTTGTAACTTTCCGAACAAATTTGCCTCAATTTTGAAAAGCTCTTTTGTTTTATCTTTCTCCAACCCCTAGTATGTTGTGAAAACCAAAAACCCACTTTGTACATGCATCCAAGAGGGGTCTAATCAGTCCCTTTCGATAGTTTTGGTGATTATTATTCTATTCTTCATTATCACAGCATCGATATTTTGTTGCTTAATAATTTGGttatgtctttttttttttttttccaaatcttTTTCGTCGTCTTCTGTGGAATTTCAATACATTGAACTTGGTGCTTGTTAAACATTGTTAATGTTTGCATCCAAATCAAATCACATGCCACAATTTCCATTGGACAACCCCATCATTATTTTAGGTTTGGAAGTCTCCACTCATTATTATTACGCTAAGTGCACTTTTTAAACAAAGACTTTTGACTAGTATTCTTTAGATCTAATGATTTTTAGAGATTTGTGATTGCCTCTGGGTTTTCTTTGAACGTAATAttcaaatctatatatatatatatatgtatatatatatatgtataatgtgCAATGTGGGCAGTTGGGGTCTGTCGAACATAGTTCAGATTCCGTAACAAGGATAAAATAATGTCATAGCCCGAGTTTCTTCGAGTTTACTTGAAAATGAAACAATCAAAGAGGACTAATCTTAGCTAGAAGAAACAAAAACTCGGGTAGAGTACCAGACATTTTCATAATGGGAACTTTTGTCATGCACAAGTCTCTGACATATGGGTTTAATTTGATTTTGACAAAACAATGTAGCTTCGAAAATTAGCtacaatattattaaatttcatGCAATTTCTTTCCCTTTGGAAATCTGAACTCTCTCTTCTTGACATAAGATTTAATAGCTATAGCCTATATATTGAATGGGGGCGGGCAATCTTCCCATGTTGAAAATAAGCATAACATGAAACTTGTCGAAAATATAAATTAAGGTTTTGTCTGTCTGCGTTCGGTTTAGTCGATTCTAAAAAATCAATGGCATCTGGTCAactgaaatcaagaagaagatattaaatcatattttgtgCTTTTATTGGCGCTGTCCTGTcagaaataattaattgaattaagtacattaattaaattgatcTCAAAGTAACAACAAATGTCATACGTCTTTTTGCATGGATTGTGGGATGTACTGATATAGAATAACAAAGCAGGACGGCACAAAGAGGCGAAggtaatttttatattatattataaaaattagaaAAGAAGGAATTAGAAAATCATCGGAGCAtaaatgatatatataaattttaatatttcatttaagAATATATTGATTCAGTCATACTAGCAAGACTTATTTTtcaaatgaaaagaaaaattaaaatctaCGTTGAATGAGCCTCGACGGATTGCCAATGTTTTCCGTGACGCCTACCAGAGACGTTCCAGCTGGCATGATGCGGAGTGCATCTGCCTTAAAATATTCCTGGCCGTATAAGGAATAACTGCGTGGGAGCAGATTTCCTGGGTTCCCGTATTCATATGGCAGCATGAAATTCATTAGACTCCATAGAGTGGTAGAAACGTTTTCACGAATGAGTGAGCCAACGCTCCTGTGAAGATGTAGCTGTCAAATCTATCCAGTATCCCACCTGAGGATAAACCCACGAAATGAACCGAATCTTGGCATACACAGCACAAATGCATGAATATTATGTCTACCCTAGCGAAAAACATGTTCATAACTCAATCCCAATGTTGCAACTTGATTCCAATCACCTACAGTCGTTAGTATAACACTGCCAATAGAAAACCTCTCATTGTTTCTATAACTTCacgataaaattaatttttacacTTGCTAATGTAACTAATGTTAACTTTGTAAGCGTACAAGTTAACCACAAAGCGAATAACAAATTTATGGTGAGCAAGAAACAGAGCAACTGATGGACTGTGAATTAGATTTTGATGGGCAAGGTCGTCATTTTGGACCTGATATAGTCCGCCCAAGTGTTTGTGACATATAAAACTGTAGCTGAGATACTGGACTTggtaaaaaattaattgaaattttAATGGGAGTATTTCTAGTTGTAAGGCTTCACCTCTGTGACACCAAACAGTATATAAAAGTAACTCCAAGGAACAATATTGACAAGTTGGAATTTGAGTAATGCAGCCAAAAAAAGTACACAACTTGAGAACAAGGAGGTGAAGCCAAGAAATGAGCCAAAATAATCATTAAGAGTAGGTATTACCATGCCCGGGTATGAGCGATCCTGAATCCTTGACACCCGCATCACGCTTGATCATCGACTCCGTCAAGTCGCCAAAAATGGACCCAAAGAAGATCAGAATGCCAAAAGCTGTGGAGCTGAGTTTTATCcacaaaataaatcaaaattataGATTTTCCAAAAAATTTTAATCTCAAATTTAACAGCAAGATATATAAAAGGAATTGCCTTCTCTGAAAATATTGAAACCGAACTTCTGGAAGGAAATAATTATAGGAACATGGATGAGAATGCAGAAGCACCAGATAGAAAATACAGTGTACCTCAGAGTAGATGTAGGCCAAGATAAAATATTTGCCAATGATACAGAAGTTGCAATACAACCACCTAGACCAACCAAAGCTCCCTCCCATGTCTTTTTTGGACTAATAGCAGTAAGTGGTGTCCGACCAAAAGCCTGCATGCAAATTTGGATAAGTTTATATCGATCTAATGATTAAAAAGTTGTAGAAACGAGACAATCAAATGAACTTTATTGCAGTTTCAGGGaaaaaagttaaaaacaagaaaacagaacctaaaacatgctgattttcCCTAAAGAAGAACATGCTGATTTAATTTTATGCACCGACTTGGGTTAGAGTTTGAGGTGTAAAAGAACCAATTTCTTACTTGAAAGATTTCCAACCAAATATACCTGTCATTCATTAAAACAGAAGGATCACAGAGACAAAATCTTGCTAAAAATAAAAAGCGAAGGAGACAAGCTTTTCGAATAGATATTTAGATGAGAAAATTCAAAAGGTTGTTGCGGTGGACATACTAGTAAAAATAACTAagattttttgtaaaataaaatacccTAATCTTTTCCATTTAAGAATGCTGTACCAGACCAAAAATACTTAGCGAGTCCAAACTCAAAATGTCGCAGCTCTGTACTGCTCCAACGAAAGAAAATGCTAAAGAGTAGCAGAAAACATTACCTTTCCACCAAAGAAAGCATACGTGTCTGCTGCAATAATACTACTAATTGAAATCAAGGTAGCAACAAGGCCCACTGTCCACTGAGCTTGACCACCAAGTAACAGTGGCCAAGATGCCCCAACTCCTGCCAAACATACAAGTATTTTAAGCCTATCTTAAAGCAAACATGACCATCAAAAGGATACTTAAAAGTTCTATTCCAAAACTTGGAGAAAGAGGACTTGAAACATTATTACCCAAACTAATTCAGAAATACGATATTCCAAGTAAAGTAAGCAACAGTGAATTAGCCATCACTACCCATGGGCACCTTCCCAGAAATCATAATTCACAGAGACAAACAGGATAGGACACTCAGAAGATACCAGCACAGAGAAAACAAATAAATACAGCAATACTTGATTAGCAAGATTAATTGAAAACATGACTATACAAAAATCAAGTATCGAGATCCTATAATTGTTCAGGGAAAGGATGGCTGCAAATTCTTTAAAGCCAGCTCCATTGTCTGATATAACTGAATTAAGAAGATTAAGTACGATAAACTGCATTCCAGGTGCCAGCAACATAAACAAACTGCTTTCTCATGAGATATAAAGCCCCTAAAGATTTCCATTCAAAAACAAGAAGGGACTTACTGGTGTTCAGAGCAGGAGCTGCTAAACCACACCGGAGCTTCACCCAGAAACAAGGAAGGTAGCCACAGTAAAACAGCCCAAACATTGTACTACTGAGTTGAGCAAAACGAGGAATTCCCCTCTGAAGGAGGAGGGCCATAGCAACAACAAAAGCCGAAGATGTCACAGAAACATCAATATTCCCCATGTATCTATAAGAGAAAGGCATAAATACAAACAAGTGAAAAATCCTACCAAAATGGAGACCAATTTATTCAATTTTAAGATAACATAATGAGTAGTCAAGAACTGAACCTTTCATTATCAAGAAGCATAAAATATGGTCTCCATAAAAGAGAGATTAATAATAGAGGAACATTCTCAACACATTGGTAGACACTCAAATATGTAGATAAATAGTAAGCATTGACTATATACATAAGTTTATATTTTTTAGTAGTTTTACAgaagaaaaaaaacattttaaattagtCTCTTTTATTTAACACACTAGTTAGGTCATAGGTGCCTACTGATAAGTTTATCTTTTCTGCAAAACAAGTTTTAGGACGAAGTACAAAAATAACATGACTTTGAGCCAATGTAGCCTCCCCATGACCAGGAAATCGAGGAAGAGTAATGAAACAAAATGAAACTTCATCGATAACCATCACACAGTGATCTCCATCCATGAGTCGGTTACAATAGAGGAAATCAATCGAGATACCTATGAGATACCATATGAATTTCACAGGAAAACAACGAGGTAAATAACATCGCTTACAGTGTGAATAGAGGCATTAGGCAGCAGATGACAGAACAAGCTCGTGATACAtatcgaggaggaggtgtcaTTCCAGAAGCTATTCCACGACTTCTTACCAGTTCAAAGTACTCCCTAGAAGCAACAAATACCGCCACAGAAATGGCCAAAGTGAAAACCCATCCCCCAGCCAACACCACCACTCCACCAGATAATCCTATGGCTAGCCCAAAAATAACCCTTCTTCTCAACTGGCTTCTTTTTTGTCGGAGCTCTGAATTTGAATCCTCCAAAGATGATCGAGTGTCTCTGTTAACTTCCTACAACATACCCAAAGCGAACCTTGACATCTTTTACAGGAAATCATACTGCTGAAGCACTACGTGAAGCtaaatgaaattttactatCTGACTAAGGTCCAAGCATGTGATAAAATGATGATAAACTATAGTTTATTAGCACCCAGCAAGTCTTTCTTAATATTCCActtttaatgggctttggtAAACCAAAACTGATCCTTGAATCCTTAAATAATTAACCAAGTAACCATCAAGTGAACTATCAATGAAGACACTTATTACGTATAAATCAATTTCGTCTATATGCTTATCATAAGCATGTAAACCAACATTCATCTCAACAACATCGAAGAAACAAAATCCCAATTAGCAGTGGGAAAAGGAACTGCATTAATATTTAATGAATGGAAATTCTGGTGCACATAAATTATCTAGCTCCCACAAACTTGAGGCCAGAGACTCGATGTTCATGTTACATTCTAGCTCAACAGAAGTTAATACAAGCCCATCCGAGAAACAAACTCCATTAATGGGAGCAAGCTAAAACCTTTGCTATGCCGATAATAAACCGAATACACATAATTTCTACTTTCTAGTAAGGTATACCAAATATAGCATAGATTCAGGGTGATACAGGATGTTGAGAGCTTCAGCTcccgaattttcttttctttcattCCTGTCTATTTACATTTTCCAAATGATATGCATTGCATTTCACAATTTTAGATACCACGACCAGAAAACCGACCAGcaatttttctttcaattttcttcatttcagttaattagtGCACCAAATACTAACAATGACGTACTCAATCCACCTAAGCTACGATAAAAGCTCGTCTTTcgtgatatttgcagattaccTCATCGGTTATCCCAAACTCGTCAAATTGCTCAGGCTGCTCAGCTCCAGCCAGGTAGGTGATCACTTTCCGACTGTGTTTCACCGTAAACCCGcgagaaatttcgaaaatccttcgcGAGTCACTACAATTAAACTCTGTTCTGAATCTGAATTCCCGGAAATTTGGTCGAATTGATAGATTAAGATTGTTGAAAGCACTTTGACAGCGGCTTGAGTGAACATGAGAGCAGCGGGAACAGAGAGAGGCGATAGAAAGAGGAGTTAAACTGCTCACATCGAATTCCAGAATCCGTGGAGCCATCAATGAGTGAATTCTTGCTCTGGGGGAGTAGTTAATTGGAGTGTCTCAACATAACTGATGATTGCGCTTGTGCAAGGTCGACACCTTCCCCTTTCACGGCCGTGTGGTTAAGCAACGGCGGTGCTCTTCGGGTAACGTGAGCCTCGGTATGCTCTATGGATCGGATGGGGGATATAACAATGAATGCTGCCGCTGCAATGGAATAAATTTTGAGCatgattaaaattcaaaatggTGTCGTTTTGCAGTAAGAATTTTTTAAGTGGTAATTAAATACTAGTAATACCACCTGTATATTTTTTTCGTTTAAATATGCATcgaatttaatatattatatttgattaaattagtattatttggaaattttaatacactaaaattatttcttttgatGGTAATTTTTTTAGACAAATGTAGAGAGACCAATATTTTAAGAAATAAAAACACATATCTATACTAACTATACATCAATCGGTAATCCCCATACCAGATGTGAGAGTAATCTCTTGCTTGTTTTCATCTATATTTCTTGctttcatttatattttattatttcttcTGGTACTTTATATCCCATTCAACACCCATCACCTCATCAAAAAACGTGGGGTTCACGTGCCACATACACATTACATTAACACATCTATTctcccacattcattttaacattcacactcattatttgtaggtcccgctgtccactcattcatcttattcttattttacattaaataaattcaatttagcgacggtttgcgGCGATTTTGAAGCAAATAGAAAAAGCCGTCGCTAAATGTccaattttcataaataattcaaaacacgtGGAGCCCGCATGCCAGCAAATCGTCGACGTTTTCTATAAAGCCGTCGATAATAACGacgattttttaaaaaccgtcgctaagtgtgaaattttttaagaaaaataaactgACACAGGAGCGTTCATACAGATGAACGCCCCACACCCTCTCTCATGTGAGTGGGCGTTATCACGCCCACTCACATTGGAGAGTGGGTGTTAAAGGAATGTTATAACACCCTTTTAACATCCAATGTGGGTGTCCTGAAACTTCGATatcttctatttatatatattttttcagaaAAAGAATATTCTATGTATAATTCACGTTATAAAAATTATTCGTAGCCATTTGTCAGCTTAGGAGAGCTAAATGATTAATCGATTAGTTATTGGAAAGACTAATTTTTCTTGATATTTTAGGATCTAAAGttcgattttaaaaaataaaaataatataaatcacagtagattttaatataaaattgtaCGATTTTTATTCGTGGAAGCCTAAACCCTAGGCACggaaaaaatatagaaaaaaattttaaatcggAAAATATGTAAAAATGGGGGCCTCATTGTCATTGAAAGCTTGAGAAAAGAAAACAGACTCGGACAAgtaaaaagaaacaaaagtaAATGAAAGGTATGGGAAGATGAATAATCTCTCTCTTAAATTACAGAAGAAAACCATGTTGAAGAGCAATTacccaaaaaaatataaataaaacccAATTCAGGTAAACTTTCTACAGTCACTACAACAGCAAAACAGAATACAAAGGCTCCTTAGTAACAAATTTGTCTTCAATGTTCTGAAATTGTGAACAAGCAGACAAGCAAAATAATCTAAGCGAGACATACAGGGCACAGCACCATTATTCAAGTTTTCTTCAAAAGATACCCCAAGAGGATGCCAATCAAGCCAACTATGGCAACATACATGAAAGGAATACCACCTTGGGATCGTTTACCTTGACGTCTCAACAGCTCCTGTGTAAAAACAATACGAATTGATGAGTGAATGAGTTGAAGTGTGGGTAAATTTCATTGTTCCAAACATGTGGTTTAAATGGGGACACATGTAATAATAAGATTTTATAGTATATGGACGAATGCTCATTCAGTGGTTGTTGCCACTAGAACTTCTAGTTGAAATCAACGATTAAAAACTGCCTGCCAACATCCCCACCCAACCAACAAACACACAAAAGTGCCTAGAAAGAGAAGGAAAGAAGGAAAGGATGAGAAGAGTAGTAAACCTCTTTGACAGTTGATGTACAACACCAATAAGATATTAAAATTTCTAGCAACTTGGTTTCGAAAAAAAGGTGTGTGGAAGTTGGAACATCATAACGCTATCAACTATAGCACATCCAGGAGAAAATCTTAGCATTACTACTATAAATAATGCATCAAATCACATCGACAAATTTATTTCAAAAGAAATTGAGttgtgaaaataaatattcaataAGCCATGAATCACGTCTAGTATTGTGCCAAAGTACATCATTACCGGTGGTACTTCGAGTAATATTATGCAGACGAAAATATGTGAACAAGAATTCATATGtgctgaatgttcaatcattttcAAGCACGACTCCATGGTGATATAGAAAATTTTGTACTCTTATCCTACTGCGATTGAAGGAGACATGTAATAGAATAAAAGGCAACACTTGAATTTTGCATTGAGCTGGATCTTGTCCAGCATTTGACTATTTAATCTTCGGTTGGAGAAGATTCTAGTGTTTTACTTTACTAAATGAGTTGATAACAGCCATTGGAGAGTTTTGATAGATAGGCATTTGGCAAAAAGCTCGATAAATGACAAGTGGTGCTTGATGTTCagattttgacagcaagtgcgATGTCAGGGGTGATCCAAATAAATTAGTTATTTTTTAGGGATGAGGGAGATAAGAAACATAGTTTATCTTGAAAAAGAATGTCGTCATACCAAAATGAATAAACACATGCAGGCCCCTTGAAAAGCCATTAAGTTAGACCATGCTTTACGAGAGGTAGTTTCCAGTTGCACAAAATGCAGTCCACACAAGGAAAATAAATAGAAGCTTGATTTTCTTTCTCATCGCTTTGTCATGAGAGGAATTTAATGTAAATGGCTACTCTGAGCAGAAGTGACTAAGACTAAGTGAGGCGCCATATACCAGGGATCACAAAGAAGATAATAAGGGATTACCAATTCTTGCTGAAGCTTGTTATTTTGCAGAATAGCAGAATTTTTCTCCTCTGTCAGCTTATTTATCAGGGACTTGACCTGCGGTCGAAAAAAAAACTAATCACCAAAACAACAGGCATTAAATTCTCACAACCATCACCACGATCTATCAATTGTCACATGAGCTGCTCCagaacaagaaaaataaaatgaatgaaAATAAAACAGTCTCCACACTGAT contains the following coding sequences:
- the LOC142505712 gene encoding phosphatidate cytidylyltransferase 4, chloroplastic, which encodes MAPRILEFDVSSLTPLSIASLCSRCSHVHSSRCQSAFNNLNLSIRPNFREFRFRTEFNCSDSRRIFEISRGFTVKHSRKVITYLAGAEQPEQFDEFGITDEEVNRDTRSSLEDSNSELRQKRSQLRRRVIFGLAIGLSGGVVVLAGGWVFTLAISVAVFVASREYFELVRSRGIASGMTPPPRYVSRACSVICCLMPLFTLYMGNIDVSVTSSAFVVAMALLLQRGIPRFAQLSSTMFGLFYCGYLPCFWVKLRCGLAAPALNTRVGASWPLLLGGQAQWTVGLVATLISISSIIAADTYAFFGGKAFGRTPLTAISPKKTWEGALVGLGGCIATSVSLANILSWPTSTLSSTAFGILIFFGSIFGDLTESMIKRDAGVKDSGSLIPGHGGILDRFDSYIFTGALAHSFVKTFLPLYGV